DNA from Leptospira bandrabouensis:
ACCACCCAGTTTTTATCGATTCACAGTTTCAATTCTACTATTATTACGCCATCGTGGAATCAGCAAATACTGGTGAGAAAAAAACATTTAAAAATACAACCGAATTTGGTATTTCTTTGGTAAGGGAGTTAGCTTCTTTACCCGTCGAATTTCCAGGAGGAATTTATTTATCCTTTTCTTTGGATGGATCCTTACTTCTGAATTCCCATTTGGAAATCATAAAGTCTTTCCCTTTCACAACCACAGATACACTTGGCCCTCATTCTTTTGGAATTACAAAAACACCGGCCATTACAACCGAAGATAGAATCATTATCACAAATGATTTTTCTGGTATCTATATGATCGATTTTTCGGGAAATGTATTATTAGAAAAGCCAATCCAATCAGAAGTGCTCTCTGTTTTTACTTTTGATGGAAAACACGCGGTCGTTCTTCTTTCCTTTCATGATGACTATACGGATAAAGACCAAACAGAACTTTTATTATTATCCCCTAAAGGAGAAATCATCACACAAAAAATACTTTCTGAGCCTAAAGGAATATCTGTGAGTTTTGATGGCATTTGTGTCTTCTCCGATCATAATCAAATGTTTGAAATTGATTTATTTGTTACGGAAAATTGATTTTCGATGAATGGGAAAAATATTGGATCAATTCTTTTTCTAGTTGGACATATTTTAATTTTTGGGAATTCCAAAATTTATGCAGAAGAGGTCATTGTAGAAAGAATCAACATTCAAAATATTGATCAATCGCCAATCTATCTCGCTCAATCGATGTTAGTTTTTGAAGATCCTTCTAATCGTTTGGATTTTGATACGATTCGTACACCAAACTTTGAAAATCAATTTATAAAAGTTCCTTCCTCAAAGGAAGCTTTTAACTTTTCCTATTCAAAATCTACGTATTGGTTACGAATCCCATTGGAAAATACGGACCTATCTGCCAAAGAAGTAACATTCGTCATTTCTTATCCAAGATTAAAAACTTTGGATTTATATTTTCAAAGTTCCAAAGAAATGAAAAAGATACAATCGGGATATTCAGTTCCTATGTCAAAACGTCCCTACCAAAGTCGTTTTTTTGTATTTCCCATTTTGTTCCCAGAAAAAACAGAAGCTACGGTGTATCTAAAAGTGGAATCACCTAATTCTATAAACATACCGATTCAACTATGGAATAGGGATTTGTATGATAGGCACGAGATCAATGACCATGTGATCCAAGCCTTGTATTTTGGCATTGCTTTGGCCATGGTTCTTTTTAATTTATTTTTATTTTTCATTCTTAAAGATTCTAATTATTTTTTATATGTTTTAGTAGTAATCAGTACAGCTTTTACAATCGCTTCGCATAACGGAATATCTTCGGAATATTTTTGGCCAAACTCCCCTTGGATGGACCAATATTCCGTGAATTTTTTTATCTCCATTGTTTTGGTTTTGTTTTTAATTTTTATGCGAAAGTTACTAAATACCAAACAATTCACTCCCAGATTGGACCGAGTCAGCTTGGTATTTATTATTTTGCAAATTGTATTACCAATTTGTTATATCTTATCTTTTGAATCCTTTGTAAAAATCATTGTTCTCAGTCATACCTTAACTTCCTTTTGGATTTTATTAGTTGGTATCGTATGTTCTTTTAAAAAAGAAAGAATTGCTTATTTTTTCCTTTTAGCATTTTCTTTTTTGTTCTTAGCTTTGATCGTTTCCACGATGCGAGCTTTAGGATTAATACCCACAAATTCTTTTACCATCGATGGGCCACAATACGGATCTGCGGCGGAAATGATTTTATTGGCTTTTGCTTTAGCAGATAGATACAATTCAATCCTCAAAGAGAAGGAAGCAGCCGAAGCACAAGTTAAATCGAACTTAGAAAAATCTAATTTAGATTTGGAAGAAAAGGTAAAGGAACGTACAGATAAGTTAAACCGAAACTTAAATGCAATGAAAAGGGATCTCTTTGTGGCAAGAAAAATTCAAGAGAATTCTCTGATTATTGATTCCAAACTCATCACGGAGTTAAATCTTGAATATCGTTATCTTCCAGTATCCGAAGTGGGTGGAGATTTTTTTGACGTAGTACTTTTAAAAGAATCCAAATATAGAATTCTCATTGCAGATGCCACTGGTCACGGAGTCCAAGCAGCGATGATCACAATGGCGATCAAAGGTTTATACGATAATATCAAAACTTTTGAATTACCTCCTTCGAAGGTAATGGAAATTTTTAACGAAGAGTTTATGGATAACTTTGTTTCATTGAATAGCCTTCTCACCGCATTGATTATAGACATTGATCTTCGGGAGAAAAAAATTCAATATGCATCCGCAGGTCATCCCGCAGCGGTTCTTTTGCAAAAGGAACAAATGTTATTGTTATCGAAAACCGGTAGGATGATTGGGCTTAAAAAACAGATCCATTATGAATCATCCGAACTTTACTTCGAACCAAAGGATCGGTTGTTTTTATTTACCGATGGCGTTTTTGAGGCCTTTAACGCAAAAGAGGAGGAATTTGGAGAAGAATCCCTTTACCACCTTTTCCAATCCACCCGAAACTTGAACCTAGCTGCGGTAGAGAACCACCTCCTAAAAACACTACAAAATTTTCTAAATGGTCAGGATCGTCAGGACGATTTGACCATCCTCGGAATCGATTTTTGATTTTTTTAAAAATTAGTTTAATATTAAATAAATATAACATCAAATGATTTCATGTTGTAGTCTATTCTTCAACAGTAAATTAAATTGGAGAACCTTGTGAAATCATTATTTTCAGAAGCGAAGTTAGGAAATCTTACCTTAAAAAATAAAGTGGTGATGGCCCCCATGACCCGTTCCCGTTCCATAGGAAATGTGCCAGGTGATATCGTTGCCACTTATTACGAACAGAGAGCAGAAGCGGGACTGATCATTACCGAAGGAACCTCGCCATCCCCGAATGGTCTTGGTTATGCGAGAATTCCTGGAATTTTTTCAGAAGAACAAACCAAAGCTTGGAAAAAAGTAACAGACAAAGTTCATGCAAAAGGAAGTAAAATTTTTGTTCAACTGATGCACACCGGCCGTATTGGACATGAATTAAATTTACCAAAAGGTGCAAAAGTCCTTGGACCATCGGCAATCCTTGCCAAAGGACAAATGTGGACAGATGCCGATGGAATGAAAGACCATCCTACACCAAAGGAAATGTCAAAAGAAGAACTCAAACAAACCATCGACGAATTTGTAAACGCATCCAAAAACGCAATCAAAGCCGGGTTTGATGGTGTTGAATTACATGCAGCTAACGGATACTTGTTGGAGCAGTTTTTACATCCTTCTTCAAACCAAAGAACGGATGAATATGGCGGATCTATCGAAAACCGAATTCGATTTATTATAGAAGTGGCGAAAGCAGTTAGCACAGCAATTGGCAAAGATAAAACGGCTATTCGTTTATCTCCCTATGGCGCATTCAACGATCTGTTTCCATTTCCCGAAACACATGATGAATATTCATTGTTAGCTGAAAAACTAAATGAAATTGGAATTGTGTATGTTCATTTGGTAGACCATTCCTCAATGGGTGCACCAACCGTAGAACCAGAAACAGTTAAAAATATCAGAAACGCATTTAAAGGAACTCTGATTCTGAGTGGTGGATATGACGTCGACCGTGCGGAAAAAGATTTAACCTCAGGGAATGCCGACCTTGTTGCCTTTGGGAAACCGTTCCTTGCCAATCCAGACCTTGTCACTAGGTTCCAAAAAAACATTCCTTTAGCTTCTTTTGACCAAACAACTCTTTATACTCCAGGTGAAAAAGGGTATACTGATTATCCAAAAGCAAGCTAACAATGGTTAGCAAAATTTTAAGTAACAAATTTATTTTTGTGCCTCAAATTTTACTAGTTTAAGAATGTTTTCGTAACAATGACCGGGCTCCTCCGGGGTCCGCTTCGCTCCCGTCACCTACCATCTAACGCTGGTAGGTGACCAAGCCCTCCAGATCCCTGGCACGGGTTAATTCCTTCAAATAAAAATCTCCAATATCTTTGCCATTTGTCAAAGGCAGTGATCGGATTCGGAAACGAAATGCTACCGAACCAAATTCTTTTCTAGTCTTCTTCGTTATAGCGAATTTTTTGTCTACTATGTCAAACACACCCATCCAACAAGAAACCAGCCAAGTCCATAAAGAAGTCATTGGTGCGAACGAAAAGTATGCATCGGAATTTGGAAAAAAAGGGGAGTTGGCTCTTCCTCCCGCCAGAAGTTTTACCATCTTAACCTGTATGGACGCAAGACTTGATCCTGCTAAGTACGCAGGTTTAGCAGAAGGGGATGCACATGTCATTCGTAACGCCGGTGGTCGAGCCAGTGATGATGCTATTCGTTCGCTTGTGATTTCCTATAAACTACTAGGAACCAAAGAATTTTTTGTAATCCACCACTCCGATTGTGGGATGCAACTTTTCACCGATCCTATCATACGTAACCTTCTTTCTAAAAGTTTAAAAACGGCAACAATTGATTCGAACGGTTGGCACAATTTAGAAGAATCGGGAGGTTCGGAAGAAGCGAAATACATTCCTTTTTTAACCTTCGAAATTTTAGAACAAAGTGTGATCGATGATGTAAAAAGAATTCGAAACCATCCATTGATTCCCAAAGACATTCCCGTGTATGGATACTATTATGATGTAAAAACAGGGAGACTCGTGGAAGTTCCTGAGGCCACAAAGATTGGGAGAGCTACATAATTATAAACTCAAAGTTCTTACTAAATTAATTCTCCAGGATATTCCACCTAACAATCTGTTGGTTGGGATGTCTATGTTTGCTCCACCTCTTACAAACCAACCTCATTTTTCAAAAGAAACCTAAATTACGAACTCTTACATGAGTTGTAAAATTTAGTAATATGAACTTTTAAGATATTTTTTCTGAGTTTTGGCGATTTGGATTTCTGAAACCGAAGGATTATGGTAGAAGGGCTGCATTGGGAGGCGGGTTCAGTTCCCCACCCTCAAATCGGGCGGGGATACTAATATTCGCCGATTCGAACTTTCATTGCATACCACTTACCTTTTCCCCTTGACAAGATCCTAGACTTCCTTCAATTTAACCAAAAGGTTAATTAGCTATATGGTTAAATTGAAGGATCCTGAGGAAAAACTCAATGCTACGTTTCAGGCATTGGCAGATCCTACACGGCGAAAGATATTGATGCAATTGGTTTCAGGAGAGGCGACAGTCCTTCAGTTGGCTGAACCTTTCGAGATGAGCCTTCCTGGAATTTCCAAACACCTCAAAGTATTAGAAAAAGCAGGACTCATTGAAAAAACCAAAACAGCCCAGTTTCGCCCCTGTCGATTGAAGGTTGAGGCATTACAAGAAGCTAACCAATGGTTGGAACAATACAAACAATTATGGGAAGAACGATTCGATCGTTTAGATGCTTATTTAACAGAATTACAAAAACAACAGGGAAAAACTAACAATGTTTAAATCAGATCCAATTGTTACATTAGAAGAAAAAATCGTTCGTATTGAAAGACTATTTGATGCTCCCATTCAACTTGTTTGGGAGGTATGGACAAACCCTATACATATTGGAAAGTGGTGGGGCCCAAAAGGATTTACAAATCCCACTGTGGAATTTGATTTTAAAGTTGGCGGATCATATCGAATCATTATGCGATCACCTGATGGAGTCGATTATCCTGTTAAAGGACAATTTTTAGAAATCACACCTTTTCAAAGTTTTGTGATTAGTGATTTAGTAGATGAACATCCAGACGAATGGGTAAAGGAAGTTCAGAAAATGGCGGGAATCACAGGTGATAGAGAAATCTTAAACTCGAAATTAAGGGTTCTCTTCGAGGAAGTTGGTGAAAAAACAAAAGTTGTTCTTATTACAGAATTTGCTAATAACCAAATACGAGACGGTTTTGCCAATTCAGGTATGAAAGAAGGTTGGTCACAAAGTTTCGAAAAATTGGAAGAAAATGCACTACCAAAATCTAACCAAATTTTTATAGAGAAAAAATTGAACCATCCACAACAAATAGTTTTTAAAGCCTTCTCTGATCCACTAACAATTAGTAATTGGTGGGGACCAACAGGTTTTAAAACAACTACAAAAACCATGGACTTTAAAGTAGGGGGGAGATGGGTTTTTACTATGGATGGACCTGATGGAACTATTTGGCCAAATACAATTGAATATAAAGAAATTAGAGAATACGAATATATAGAATACCAACATGGGTCCGGAGATAAAAATAAAAATGATGATTTTTTGGTGACCATAAATCTACTTGCCCTCGATAAGAACCAAACATTAGTAAAGATGCAAATGACTTTTTTTGATACAAACGTTCGAAATGCGAAGTTAAGAATTGGTGCAATAGAAGGTGGAAAACAAACACTTTCAAGACTCAGCCAATATTTGGAGAAATAAAATGACAAGTGCTAGTTTATGGGAAGATTTAAAAAAAGCTCTTGCTGGTTCTGAAGAAGACTATACAGAAGTTAGTATTCGAAAGGCTGTCTTTTTACTTTCAGTTCCAATGGTATTGGAGTTAGTATTAGAATCGGTATTTGCTGTTGTAGATATTTATTTTGTAGGTTCCTTAGGTGCGTCCGCGATAGCAACAGTAGGACTTACTGAAACCTATTTATTCCTTTTGTATTCTGTTGCAATGGGACTATCATTTTCTGTAACAGCCATTATCGCTAGACGTATCGGTGAAAAAGAAAAAGATAAAGCTGGGGTGGCTGCCATCCAATCCATTTGGATTGCTATTTTTGCATCCATTCCATTTGCGATTGCCGGCATATTCTTTTCGAAAGAACTTCTTACCCTGATGGGTGGCGATGAGTGGGTGTTAAATGAAGGTTATCACTACATGCAGTGGATGTTAGGTGGTAACATTGTAATAGTACTCCTTTTTCTTATCAATGCAGTTTTTCGTGGGGCAGGTGATGCTGCCATTTCTATGAGGGTTTTGTGGATCTCTAACGGATTAAATATTATCCTAGATCCAATTTTTATCTTTGGCTGGGGACCAATTCCTGCTTATGGAATTACAGGAGCTGCCATGGCTACTAACATCGGACGTGGGATAGGAGTCCTTTTTCAGTTATGGCTTTTATTTAGAGGTGGGAAACATATCAAAATTCTCCGATCCCATCTAAAAATGGAATGGGATACCATTCGTGGAATTTTAAAAACATCACTCGGTGGAATTGGGCAAATGATTGTGGGAATGACCTCCTGGATTTTTATCATGAGGATACTTTCTGAGTTTGGTAGTCAAACGGTTGCGGGAGCAACCATTGCTCTTCGAACTATGATGTTTACCATGATGCCTTCTTGGGGTATGTCTAACGCCGTTGCAACGTTAGTTGGTCAGAATCTAGGTGCAGGAAAACCGGACCGAGCTGAACAATCAGTTTGGTATACTGGATTCTGTAATATGGGTTATTTAATTTTAGTTTCCATCATCTATTATTTTTGGAGCGAAAATTTAATTTCTATTTTTACAGAGGATCCAGAAGTCATAAAAATTGGCGGACAATGGTTACAAATTGTTTCTTACTCATACTTTATCTATGCTTGGTGGATGGCCGCAGGACAAGCGTTTAATGGAGCAGGGGACACGATTACACCAACTAAAATCAATATTGTTTTCTTCTGGATCATTCAGATTCCCTTAGCTTATCTTTTGGGAAAATATTTTTCATTCGGCTCTACTGGAGTTTTTTGGTCCATCATGATTTCCGAATCTTCTGTAGGTGTATTTACTCTTTGGTTGTTTACTAAAGGAAATTGGAAACAAACTAAGGTTTAATAGAGGTAAGGGAACAAATTATGAAGTCAAAGATTCCAAAGTCAATTGATGAATATATTGAGAACTTTCCAAAAGAAGTGCAATTGGTCCTTCAAAAGATACGTAAAACAATCCAAAAGGAAGCACCAAACGCTACTGAAACCATTAGTTATGCAATTCCTACATTTGTACAAAATGGAAACCTATTACATTTTGCAGCATTTTCGAAACATATAGGTTTTTATGCCCTTCCTTCTGGAAACCAGGCTTTTCAGAAGGAAATTTCAAAATACAAATTTGGAAAAGGTTCGATCCAATTTCCTTTAAACGAACCTATACCTTATCCTTTGATCAAAAAAATTGTAAAATTTCGAGTGGACGAAAATTTAGAAAAAGTAAACAAAAAAGTTTCGAAAAAGAAAATACAAGTTCAAAAAAAAAAATCTTAACCAAGCCATGAGTGACGAGTTGTTATTTCTTCGATGTTATTATTTTCTATTTTGACTAAGATTTATTTTTGTCTCTTAGTTTCTTAGATACATATTTCGATTTACAAGACTTGACTCATTACAATAATCAAGCCATCTGTTTTTCTGAATGAGGATCATAGATGGAGTTTGAAACTAATAGCCGACTTTATTTATGGAACAGTCGAGTTATGTTTGCAACTAACGATATGCAGACAGATTTTCATTCACATTATGCAGCAACACTTGCAATCTCTTTAGAAAAAAATATTACAATCGAAACTAATTTAGGTAAGGAAGAATATAGAGTCGCACTTGTAGGACCCAATACCTATCATCGCACGATTTCGCCTGGAGTAGAAATGGTGGCACTCCTGATCGATCCAGAAACTTATGAGTATGGATCCATTTCTCAATCAGTAGCATCTGGTGAAGTGAAAAGGTTAGAGGTGCAAAAATTTTTACCTTTAATTCATTCACTTTGGTCATTGTATTATGGCGACCTAGAAGATAATGAAGCAACTCAACTTCAATTAAATTTGCTACGAACTGTTTATCCTTTTGAAAAATTAAATTCTACTATGGATCCAAGAATTGAAAAGATTGCAAAAAGAATTCGATTGGAAATTCCGAATAGCATTAGAATGAAAGAAATTGGTAAAGATTTTTCAATTTCAGAAGATAGATTGATACGGTTGTTCAAAGAAAATCTTGGAATTCCGTTGCGAAGATATCTGTTATGGGTTCGTATATTACGAGCAGTCAAAGAATTAAAAGCAGGAAAAAATCTCACCGAAGCAGCACATGAAGCGGGCTTTTCCGACTCTGCTCATTTTTCGAGAACATTCAAAGAAAATTTTGGATTTATACCATCGTTATTTTTTGGACATTTAAAAACTGCGGAAGTTCGATTTTGTGAACCTGAAGAAAATTTCTAATAAATCTTAAAAAATACCGGAATCATTCAAGCACAGTTTTTTAGATTTTGTTATCCTCTTCTTTCTAATAAGGAAATGAGAAACTGATGCCCCTAACCACTGAAAGAGGATTGTTATCGAAGTTATCCTCCAAATTTTCAAAATTAAAATCGGAATCGATTAAAACTCCATCCATGGAAGAAAAATCAGGATTTCTTAAAGCTCAAAAATTAGCCTATGAATGTGTTACGACCATTGAAAAGGAAATGAAACCTGGTTGGACAGAAAAACAAACCGCCAAACGAATGGATGAGTTTCTGCGAGACCACGGAGTCAAAGTATTTTTGCATAGGCCGTTTGCTTGGTTTGGCGAACATGCAAGGTTTGATGGATACAAACGGTTTACTCAATTTCATCCGGGTAAAAAGAAATTAATAGAAGAAGAATCATTTATACTAGATGTATCCCCTGTTGTAGACGGTTACATTGGTGATATCGGTTACTCTTCTTCGTTAATCAAAAATCCAGAACTCGATAAAGGTATGGAATACTTATTACACCTTCGAGAAGAAATCCCAAAATACTTTAATTCAAAAATGACTTCTTCAGAAATTTGGTGGAAGATAGATGTAGAAGCAAAAAAATCCGGATTTCACAACGTACACGCGTTATATCCTTTTGCCGTTCTTGGTCACCGTGTATATAAAGTAAACCTTCCCAACATTTCGTTCCCAATATTACCTATAAGTTTTGCTAGTTGGTTTAGTTTACAAGGATCTTATGAATTTTTATCTCATAAGGTATTACCTGAATTATTAACACCTGATCATGAAGGAAACAAAGTCGGATTATGGGCCATTGAACCACATCTTGGTTGGGGGAAAACTGGATTTAAGTTTGAAGAGATACTCGTAGTAGAAGAGGACAAAGCATATTGGTTAGATGATGATGTTCCTCATGTAAAAAAATACCAAACTAAAAAGGCAATTTAATGAAAGTGATTAAGTTACAATCAACAATTTTGATATCAATGTTATTCGTTTCTTGTAATACAGGAAACATTAAAATCGGAAAGGCCTATCCACTGGGAAGTGTTCCCGAATCAGTTTTAAAAGTAAGTAATCCAGATCCGTTTTTAAATCATCTCAATACAAATATGCCTGAATTACCTGGGCACGATGACTTAATTTTTGACAATAAAAATCAAATTGCTTTTGCCTCGGGAATGGATGGTTGGATTTGGAAATTAGATTTTAAATCTAATACAGCATTAGCTTGGGTAAAAACTCCGGTGAATCCTGCTGGGTTACAGTTTTCAAATAAAAAGAATGAATCGATTTTAGTTTGTGCATCCAAACTCGGAGGTGTGAGTTATGATGAAACAAAACAAGTTGGGTTATATGAAGTAAATATTAAATCGAAAACAGTAGTTCCAATATTATTAACATTACCTAAAACGAATCCGGATGATTTTGAAATGGTTTATCCAGAATCAAAACGTCCAACTTTTGCATTAAAGAATTTAAATGAAGCAAACTCGCGCCCGTTTTCATTGTGTAATGATCTTGCAGTTTCTCTAGATGGAAATAGAATTTATCTTTCAGAACCTTTCGAAAGAGCAGATGCGGCCATGGGAAGTGGAGCTGTTCCCGAAGCAATAGGGCTTTATCCTCATGGTAAACTTTGGATGTTTGATAGAAAACAAAATACCATATCTTTAGTTATGAGTGGGTTTACTTTTGTTGATGGAATCATCATTGCAGACCATACCAATTCTAAAGAGGAATCTGTAATCATTACTGAAACTACAAAGTTTAGAATCATTAAAGCAAATATCAGTGGCAAACAAGAAGGTACTTTTGAAGTTTTATTAGAAAATCTTCCGGGGCTTGCTGATGGATTAGAACGAGATGACAAGGGAAGGATTTGGGTCGGTATCATTAAACCTAGATCTGGTCTTGTCAATTTGATTCATAACAAACCTTGGTTAAAACCACTGTTACTCTCTCTTCCACAGCGAATGTTACCAATTGCCAAAAAAACGGGAATCCTTGTTTTGAATGCCAATGGAAAAACTCCCTTATACTATTCGATGCATGATGGATCAAAAATCAAAGATATCTCTGTAGCAGTTCCAAACTTAGACTCTGTTTATTTTCCTTCCTTTGATACATCCTCAAGAGGTTTGTATTCCCTACCTTTGTCTAGTATTTCGTTAGGTGATACGTCTAATGATTAAAAAAGTAATCCAACCAAAAATTCAAAAACAAATACTGGTTTCATTTTATATACTTGGTTTGTTTTTAATCTTATTTTCCTGTCGAACACCAGAAGAATATTTCAAAAACCAAATAAAAGAACAAATCAATTTACCTTATCATTCAGGAATCAATGCAATCAAGTCAGAGGGAG
Protein-coding regions in this window:
- a CDS encoding 7TM diverse intracellular signaling domain-containing protein, which produces MNGKNIGSILFLVGHILIFGNSKIYAEEVIVERINIQNIDQSPIYLAQSMLVFEDPSNRLDFDTIRTPNFENQFIKVPSSKEAFNFSYSKSTYWLRIPLENTDLSAKEVTFVISYPRLKTLDLYFQSSKEMKKIQSGYSVPMSKRPYQSRFFVFPILFPEKTEATVYLKVESPNSINIPIQLWNRDLYDRHEINDHVIQALYFGIALAMVLFNLFLFFILKDSNYFLYVLVVISTAFTIASHNGISSEYFWPNSPWMDQYSVNFFISIVLVLFLIFMRKLLNTKQFTPRLDRVSLVFIILQIVLPICYILSFESFVKIIVLSHTLTSFWILLVGIVCSFKKERIAYFFLLAFSFLFLALIVSTMRALGLIPTNSFTIDGPQYGSAAEMILLAFALADRYNSILKEKEAAEAQVKSNLEKSNLDLEEKVKERTDKLNRNLNAMKRDLFVARKIQENSLIIDSKLITELNLEYRYLPVSEVGGDFFDVVLLKESKYRILIADATGHGVQAAMITMAIKGLYDNIKTFELPPSKVMEIFNEEFMDNFVSLNSLLTALIIDIDLREKKIQYASAGHPAAVLLQKEQMLLLSKTGRMIGLKKQIHYESSELYFEPKDRLFLFTDGVFEAFNAKEEEFGEESLYHLFQSTRNLNLAAVENHLLKTLQNFLNGQDRQDDLTILGIDF
- a CDS encoding alkene reductase, whose product is MKSLFSEAKLGNLTLKNKVVMAPMTRSRSIGNVPGDIVATYYEQRAEAGLIITEGTSPSPNGLGYARIPGIFSEEQTKAWKKVTDKVHAKGSKIFVQLMHTGRIGHELNLPKGAKVLGPSAILAKGQMWTDADGMKDHPTPKEMSKEELKQTIDEFVNASKNAIKAGFDGVELHAANGYLLEQFLHPSSNQRTDEYGGSIENRIRFIIEVAKAVSTAIGKDKTAIRLSPYGAFNDLFPFPETHDEYSLLAEKLNEIGIVYVHLVDHSSMGAPTVEPETVKNIRNAFKGTLILSGGYDVDRAEKDLTSGNADLVAFGKPFLANPDLVTRFQKNIPLASFDQTTLYTPGEKGYTDYPKAS
- a CDS encoding beta-class carbonic anhydrase; the encoded protein is MSNTPIQQETSQVHKEVIGANEKYASEFGKKGELALPPARSFTILTCMDARLDPAKYAGLAEGDAHVIRNAGGRASDDAIRSLVISYKLLGTKEFFVIHHSDCGMQLFTDPIIRNLLSKSLKTATIDSNGWHNLEESGGSEEAKYIPFLTFEILEQSVIDDVKRIRNHPLIPKDIPVYGYYYDVKTGRLVEVPEATKIGRAT
- a CDS encoding ArsR/SmtB family transcription factor — protein: MVKLKDPEEKLNATFQALADPTRRKILMQLVSGEATVLQLAEPFEMSLPGISKHLKVLEKAGLIEKTKTAQFRPCRLKVEALQEANQWLEQYKQLWEERFDRLDAYLTELQKQQGKTNNV
- a CDS encoding SRPBCC family protein yields the protein MFKSDPIVTLEEKIVRIERLFDAPIQLVWEVWTNPIHIGKWWGPKGFTNPTVEFDFKVGGSYRIIMRSPDGVDYPVKGQFLEITPFQSFVISDLVDEHPDEWVKEVQKMAGITGDREILNSKLRVLFEEVGEKTKVVLITEFANNQIRDGFANSGMKEGWSQSFEKLEENALPKSNQIFIEKKLNHPQQIVFKAFSDPLTISNWWGPTGFKTTTKTMDFKVGGRWVFTMDGPDGTIWPNTIEYKEIREYEYIEYQHGSGDKNKNDDFLVTINLLALDKNQTLVKMQMTFFDTNVRNAKLRIGAIEGGKQTLSRLSQYLEK
- a CDS encoding MATE family efflux transporter — its product is MTSASLWEDLKKALAGSEEDYTEVSIRKAVFLLSVPMVLELVLESVFAVVDIYFVGSLGASAIATVGLTETYLFLLYSVAMGLSFSVTAIIARRIGEKEKDKAGVAAIQSIWIAIFASIPFAIAGIFFSKELLTLMGGDEWVLNEGYHYMQWMLGGNIVIVLLFLINAVFRGAGDAAISMRVLWISNGLNIILDPIFIFGWGPIPAYGITGAAMATNIGRGIGVLFQLWLLFRGGKHIKILRSHLKMEWDTIRGILKTSLGGIGQMIVGMTSWIFIMRILSEFGSQTVAGATIALRTMMFTMMPSWGMSNAVATLVGQNLGAGKPDRAEQSVWYTGFCNMGYLILVSIIYYFWSENLISIFTEDPEVIKIGGQWLQIVSYSYFIYAWWMAAGQAFNGAGDTITPTKINIVFFWIIQIPLAYLLGKYFSFGSTGVFWSIMISESSVGVFTLWLFTKGNWKQTKV
- a CDS encoding iron chaperone, which gives rise to MKSKIPKSIDEYIENFPKEVQLVLQKIRKTIQKEAPNATETISYAIPTFVQNGNLLHFAAFSKHIGFYALPSGNQAFQKEISKYKFGKGSIQFPLNEPIPYPLIKKIVKFRVDENLEKVNKKVSKKKIQVQKKKS
- a CDS encoding helix-turn-helix transcriptional regulator; amino-acid sequence: MFATNDMQTDFHSHYAATLAISLEKNITIETNLGKEEYRVALVGPNTYHRTISPGVEMVALLIDPETYEYGSISQSVASGEVKRLEVQKFLPLIHSLWSLYYGDLEDNEATQLQLNLLRTVYPFEKLNSTMDPRIEKIAKRIRLEIPNSIRMKEIGKDFSISEDRLIRLFKENLGIPLRRYLLWVRILRAVKELKAGKNLTEAAHEAGFSDSAHFSRTFKENFGFIPSLFFGHLKTAEVRFCEPEENF
- a CDS encoding M24 family metallopeptidase → MPLTTERGLLSKLSSKFSKLKSESIKTPSMEEKSGFLKAQKLAYECVTTIEKEMKPGWTEKQTAKRMDEFLRDHGVKVFLHRPFAWFGEHARFDGYKRFTQFHPGKKKLIEEESFILDVSPVVDGYIGDIGYSSSLIKNPELDKGMEYLLHLREEIPKYFNSKMTSSEIWWKIDVEAKKSGFHNVHALYPFAVLGHRVYKVNLPNISFPILPISFASWFSLQGSYEFLSHKVLPELLTPDHEGNKVGLWAIEPHLGWGKTGFKFEEILVVEEDKAYWLDDDVPHVKKYQTKKAI
- a CDS encoding SMP-30/gluconolactonase/LRE family protein, with the protein product MKVIKLQSTILISMLFVSCNTGNIKIGKAYPLGSVPESVLKVSNPDPFLNHLNTNMPELPGHDDLIFDNKNQIAFASGMDGWIWKLDFKSNTALAWVKTPVNPAGLQFSNKKNESILVCASKLGGVSYDETKQVGLYEVNIKSKTVVPILLTLPKTNPDDFEMVYPESKRPTFALKNLNEANSRPFSLCNDLAVSLDGNRIYLSEPFERADAAMGSGAVPEAIGLYPHGKLWMFDRKQNTISLVMSGFTFVDGIIIADHTNSKEESVIITETTKFRIIKANISGKQEGTFEVLLENLPGLADGLERDDKGRIWVGIIKPRSGLVNLIHNKPWLKPLLLSLPQRMLPIAKKTGILVLNANGKTPLYYSMHDGSKIKDISVAVPNLDSVYFPSFDTSSRGLYSLPLSSISLGDTSND